The following coding sequences lie in one Synechococcus sp. PCC 7336 genomic window:
- the glyS gene encoding glycine--tRNA ligase subunit beta, protein MVSFLLEVGTEELPASFVRSAIAQWREKIAASLAEVNLAAGRVQVYGTPRRLAVYLSDLPERQPDRAEEIKGPPASIAYNDGKPTQALLGFARKQAIDLDAIALREVGKKGKFVFATKYIEGKSTPELLQQLVPQWIAGLEAKRAMRWGNGEFRFPRPIRWLVALWGDRVLPLEIEAVSSGRTSQAHRVLHPEPLDIASPEAYVETLKSGFVQVDREQRQASIVAQVQAVAETANSVASMPADLLEEVTDLVEWPTAVLGSFEEEFLELPVPVIKSVMVEHQRYFSLHPADRPAELVPYFITISNGDPAQAEEIAAGNGRVIRARLEDGRFFYNEDRKQPLDAFVDRLEQVTFEQSLGSVLAKVKRIEQISGWIARQLQLNRGDTADVLRAAHLCKADLVTQMVYEFPEMQGVIGRDYALQGGESAAVADGIEQHYWPLGAGDRLPIALAGQVVGLADRIDSLVGLFSIGKIPSGSSDRFALRRAANSILSIAWQADLEIDLLALFVEATSTFASDPPATFNILLEFFGQRVQTLLQEDFGLDYDLIDAVVEPTNPEKVRRSLQDLQGTLQRAQYLQQLRRGGTLELLYPTVNRTARLAEKGDLAAEVLDPAAAVDASRLQEPAEKNLFAASQSIYARGQTAVREQNYTILVQALLEAAPAVAAFFDEVLVMDKDPAVRTNRLNLLCVLRNNAGLLADFGAVVMAGES, encoded by the coding sequence ATGGTTTCCTTTCTATTAGAGGTCGGAACGGAAGAACTTCCGGCTAGTTTTGTTCGCAGCGCGATCGCGCAGTGGAGAGAGAAGATTGCTGCTAGCTTGGCTGAGGTCAATTTAGCAGCGGGTCGAGTGCAGGTGTACGGAACGCCACGTCGGTTAGCCGTTTACCTGTCCGACCTGCCCGAGCGCCAACCCGATCGCGCTGAAGAGATTAAGGGTCCACCCGCGAGCATTGCCTACAACGATGGCAAACCCACCCAAGCCCTCTTGGGATTTGCCCGCAAGCAGGCGATCGATCTCGATGCGATCGCATTGCGAGAAGTGGGTAAAAAAGGCAAATTTGTCTTTGCCACCAAATATATTGAGGGGAAGTCCACGCCCGAACTCCTGCAGCAGTTGGTCCCTCAGTGGATTGCCGGATTGGAGGCCAAGCGAGCGATGCGATGGGGCAACGGCGAGTTTCGCTTTCCCCGTCCGATTCGATGGTTGGTGGCGCTGTGGGGCGATCGCGTCCTCCCGCTCGAAATCGAAGCTGTCAGCTCCGGCCGCACCAGCCAAGCCCACCGGGTTCTTCATCCCGAGCCACTAGACATCGCCAGTCCCGAAGCCTATGTAGAAACCCTCAAGTCAGGTTTCGTGCAGGTCGATCGGGAGCAGCGACAGGCATCCATTGTGGCGCAGGTGCAGGCCGTGGCAGAAACGGCCAACAGTGTGGCTTCTATGCCTGCAGACCTCTTGGAAGAAGTAACCGATTTGGTGGAATGGCCGACTGCGGTATTGGGCTCGTTTGAAGAGGAATTCCTAGAATTGCCGGTGCCAGTCATCAAAAGTGTGATGGTGGAACACCAGCGATATTTCTCCCTGCATCCGGCAGATCGGCCCGCAGAACTGGTGCCGTACTTTATTACCATTTCGAATGGCGATCCCGCCCAAGCGGAGGAAATTGCTGCCGGGAACGGTCGAGTCATTCGAGCCCGATTGGAAGACGGGCGATTTTTCTATAACGAAGATCGCAAACAACCGTTAGATGCCTTTGTCGATCGACTGGAGCAAGTTACCTTCGAACAGTCACTGGGGTCTGTGCTGGCCAAGGTGAAGCGCATCGAGCAGATTAGCGGCTGGATTGCACGGCAGCTCCAATTGAATCGAGGCGACACAGCGGATGTCTTGCGCGCGGCCCATTTGTGTAAGGCAGATTTAGTTACCCAGATGGTGTACGAGTTCCCCGAAATGCAAGGGGTCATCGGTCGCGATTACGCATTGCAGGGGGGGGAGTCTGCTGCAGTGGCGGACGGGATCGAGCAGCATTATTGGCCTTTGGGGGCAGGCGATCGCCTGCCGATCGCCCTTGCGGGTCAGGTGGTGGGGCTGGCCGATCGGATCGACAGTTTGGTGGGCTTGTTTAGCATCGGCAAGATTCCGAGCGGGTCGAGCGATCGGTTTGCGTTGCGTCGCGCCGCCAACAGCATTCTCTCAATTGCGTGGCAGGCCGATCTCGAGATCGATCTATTGGCGCTGTTCGTCGAGGCGACATCTACCTTTGCCAGCGACCCCCCCGCAACCTTCAATATCTTGCTCGAATTCTTTGGGCAGCGGGTGCAAACGCTTCTGCAGGAAGACTTTGGTCTCGATTACGACTTGATTGATGCAGTGGTCGAGCCGACTAACCCCGAGAAGGTACGGCGATCGCTGCAAGACTTGCAGGGCACGCTGCAACGGGCGCAGTACCTGCAGCAACTGCGCCGAGGGGGTACGCTAGAGCTGCTCTATCCCACCGTTAACCGCACCGCCCGTTTGGCAGAGAAAGGCGATTTAGCGGCAGAAGTACTCGATCCGGCAGCAGCAGTGGATGCGTCGCGCTTGCAGGAACCAGCAGAAAAAAATCTCTTCGCAGCTAGCCAATCAATCTATGCGCGGGGACAAACGGCAGTCCGCGAACAAAACTACACCATTCTGGTGCAGGCGCTGTTGGAGGCCGCTCCAGCAGTCGCAGCCTTTTTTGATGAGGTCTTGGTGATGGATAAAGATCCTGCGGTGCGGACCAACCGCCTAAACTTATTGTGCGTTTTGCGCAATAATGCGGGATTACTAGCGGATTTTGGTGCGGTGGTGATGGCTGGAGAATCTTGA
- a CDS encoding glutamyl-tRNA reductase: MFIAVVGLSHRTAPVEIREQLSIPESQVEEAIATLCGYPHIEEATILSTCNRLEVYIVTGDMESGVRESMQFLAEFKQLNLAKIRPHLFTLLYQDAIMHLMRVAGGLDSLVLGEGQILAQVKTAQRVGQSSKGMGRILNRLFKSAITAGKRVRTDTDIGTGAVSISSAAVELMQAKQGSLIDLNIAVVGAGKMCRLLLTHLIAKKANRITVINRSLEKAQKLVSHYDVEMAVEPIEALLECVARADLVFTGTGATEPLLYRECLQPLLDGDRLISMVDISVPRNIAADVEELPNVHCYNVDDLSVVVEENRAYRLKMAEKAEAMLEEEVDTFYEWWRSLETVPTISSLRDKVETIRAQEMEKALSRLGSEFAEKHLEVIDALTRGIVNKILHDPMVQLRAQRDIEARRAAMRSLQVLFNLESQKQFRPQERS; the protein is encoded by the coding sequence ATGTTCATTGCTGTTGTCGGTTTGAGCCACCGCACTGCCCCAGTTGAAATTCGAGAACAACTCAGTATCCCCGAATCCCAGGTTGAAGAGGCGATCGCCACACTCTGCGGCTATCCCCATATTGAAGAGGCCACCATCCTGAGCACTTGCAATCGCCTGGAAGTCTATATCGTGACCGGCGATATGGAGAGTGGCGTTCGAGAGTCGATGCAGTTCTTGGCGGAATTCAAGCAACTCAATTTGGCCAAGATCCGCCCCCACTTATTCACTTTGCTCTACCAAGACGCCATCATGCATCTGATGCGGGTGGCTGGCGGTCTAGATAGCCTCGTGCTGGGCGAAGGTCAAATTTTGGCTCAGGTGAAAACCGCCCAGCGGGTGGGGCAAAGCAGTAAGGGCATGGGTCGCATTCTCAATCGCTTGTTTAAGTCTGCAATTACAGCCGGTAAGCGGGTGCGCACCGACACAGATATCGGTACTGGTGCGGTCAGCATTAGCTCGGCAGCTGTGGAACTGATGCAAGCCAAGCAAGGCAGTCTTATCGACCTCAATATTGCTGTGGTAGGTGCAGGCAAGATGTGCCGCCTGCTGCTGACCCATTTGATTGCCAAGAAAGCCAACCGTATTACCGTCATCAACCGATCGCTGGAGAAGGCTCAAAAGCTCGTCTCCCATTACGATGTCGAGATGGCGGTAGAGCCGATTGAAGCGCTGCTCGAGTGTGTCGCCCGAGCCGATCTGGTCTTTACTGGCACGGGGGCAACCGAGCCCTTGTTATACAGAGAGTGCCTACAGCCCTTGTTGGATGGCGATCGCCTCATTTCGATGGTAGATATCTCGGTACCGCGCAATATTGCTGCAGATGTCGAGGAATTGCCCAACGTTCACTGCTATAACGTGGACGATCTGTCCGTCGTAGTCGAAGAGAACCGCGCCTATCGTCTCAAAATGGCAGAAAAAGCCGAGGCGATGTTGGAGGAGGAGGTCGACACCTTCTACGAGTGGTGGCGATCGCTGGAGACCGTGCCTACGATCAGTAGCTTGCGCGATAAAGTGGAGACTATCCGGGCGCAGGAGATGGAGAAAGCTCTGTCTCGCTTGGGCTCAGAGTTTGCTGAAAAGCATTTAGAAGTGATTGACGCCCTCACTCGCGGCATTGTCAACAAAATCCTGCACGACCCGATGGTGCAACTGCGAGCGCAGCGAGACATTGAAGCCCGCCGCGCTGCGATGCGCTCGCTGCAGGTTCTGTTTAATTTGGAATCGCAAAAGCAATTCCGACCGCAGGAGCGCTCTTAG
- the psbV2 gene encoding photosystem II cytochrome PsbV2, translating into MKTVAAFFLAIVLLLQCAAQAVAKLDNYVVHYLHVRDPIQLPLDAQGTMVTVTAEELSDGKRLFESNCINCHVGGATLPNPTVTLSMDDLAGANPPRTNLTALMEFQREPIAYDGSEESFECRKVPDAWMDDITLLKLEAFILKAAEVAPGWGPNILDMPPL; encoded by the coding sequence ATGAAAACTGTTGCCGCCTTCTTTTTAGCTATTGTCCTGCTGCTGCAGTGTGCAGCGCAGGCGGTGGCCAAACTCGATAACTATGTTGTTCACTATCTCCACGTCCGCGACCCCATTCAGTTGCCGCTGGATGCGCAAGGGACAATGGTGACTGTGACAGCAGAGGAGTTAAGCGACGGCAAGCGGCTGTTCGAGAGCAATTGCATCAATTGTCATGTGGGGGGGGCAACGTTGCCCAATCCGACCGTGACTCTATCGATGGATGATTTAGCTGGGGCGAATCCCCCCAGGACGAACCTGACAGCCTTGATGGAGTTCCAGCGGGAACCGATCGCCTATGACGGTTCTGAGGAAAGCTTTGAGTGCCGCAAGGTACCTGACGCCTGGATGGACGACATTACCCTTCTGAAGTTAGAAGCGTTTATCCTCAAGGCTGCTGAGGTTGCCCCCGGTTGGGGACCCAACATTTTGGACATGCCTCCTTTGTAG
- a CDS encoding ATP-dependent Clp protease proteolytic subunit, which produces MNVLPSLQAMQAAYYAGSSPIRTPPPDLPSLLLNERIVYLGLPLVQQADIAINVPKLIIAQLLYLQYDDRSKPIYMYISSTGTYGYDTAAFAIADTMNYIAPPVHTICIGKAYGMAAMLLASGTKGLRASLPNASIMMHQPFGGTRGQATDIQIKTEELVTIKHMMLNKLATTTGQSVERIAKDIDRFFYMTPAEAKDYGLIDTVLSSAKDLPAPVAGIAG; this is translated from the coding sequence ATGAACGTTCTTCCCTCGCTCCAAGCCATGCAAGCGGCCTATTACGCGGGCAGTTCCCCCATTCGAACTCCCCCCCCCGATCTACCATCCCTACTGCTCAACGAGCGGATTGTTTATTTGGGTCTTCCCCTCGTTCAACAGGCAGATATTGCCATTAATGTGCCGAAGCTGATTATTGCTCAACTGCTGTATTTGCAGTACGACGACCGGTCCAAGCCCATTTATATGTACATCAGCTCGACCGGGACTTACGGCTACGACACCGCCGCTTTTGCGATCGCCGACACGATGAACTATATCGCTCCCCCCGTCCACACCATTTGCATTGGCAAGGCTTACGGTATGGCTGCGATGCTTTTGGCCTCGGGGACAAAGGGCTTGCGTGCCAGTCTGCCCAACGCCAGCATTATGATGCACCAACCGTTTGGCGGCACTCGCGGCCAAGCTACCGACATTCAGATTAAGACTGAGGAGTTGGTGACGATCAAGCACATGATGCTGAATAAATTGGCGACGACGACGGGGCAATCTGTCGAACGGATTGCAAAGGATATCGATCGCTTTTTCTACATGACCCCCGCAGAAGCCAAGGATTACGGTCTGATCGATACGGTGTTGAGCAGTGCCAAAGATCTGCCCGCGCCAGTGGCTGGCATCGCTGGCTAG
- a CDS encoding methylenetetrahydrofolate reductase — protein MNWPHSDSTPSTSQLRLAAQQGQFLVTAEVAPPKGGDPSHMLVRAKALKGRVHAVNVTDSSRAMARMSPLAAAALIQQAGVEAVMQLACRDRNRIALQGDLMGAAAFGIPNVLALTGDPVKLGDCRDARQVSELEAVRLLGLIGKLNRGVDCNEKPLPDGPVSLFPGAAVDPQHPNFSSLQRRCDRKVQAGAEFFQSQLITDFERLQLFVEKIANPLGKPVLVGIFLLKSAKNARFINKYLPGVKIPDATIARLEKAADPLMEGVAIAAEQVKLARQLCRGVHLMAVKAEHLIPKILDCAGIAPL, from the coding sequence GTGAACTGGCCCCATTCCGATTCAACCCCCTCCACTTCTCAACTCAGGTTGGCAGCTCAGCAAGGTCAATTCCTCGTGACAGCAGAAGTTGCCCCCCCCAAAGGAGGCGATCCGAGCCATATGCTGGTTCGGGCAAAGGCTCTCAAGGGTCGGGTTCATGCCGTCAATGTGACCGATTCCAGTCGGGCAATGGCTCGTATGAGCCCCCTAGCGGCGGCGGCACTGATTCAACAGGCGGGGGTGGAAGCGGTGATGCAACTGGCCTGTCGCGATCGCAATCGTATCGCCCTACAGGGGGACTTAATGGGGGCAGCGGCATTCGGGATTCCGAATGTACTGGCCCTGACTGGCGATCCGGTAAAACTGGGGGACTGCCGAGATGCGCGACAGGTATCCGAACTCGAAGCGGTCCGATTGCTGGGGCTAATTGGCAAGCTCAATCGCGGTGTTGACTGCAACGAAAAACCGCTACCTGACGGTCCCGTTTCTTTATTTCCGGGGGCAGCCGTCGATCCGCAGCATCCCAATTTCAGTAGCTTGCAGCGCCGCTGCGATCGCAAGGTACAGGCTGGGGCCGAGTTCTTTCAAAGCCAGCTGATTACGGATTTCGAACGCCTGCAACTGTTTGTGGAAAAAATCGCCAACCCTTTAGGCAAACCCGTTCTGGTGGGAATTTTTTTGCTCAAATCGGCTAAAAATGCCCGTTTTATCAACAAGTACCTGCCGGGGGTCAAAATCCCAGATGCTACCATCGCTCGTCTCGAAAAGGCTGCCGATCCGTTAATGGAGGGGGTAGCGATCGCCGCCGAGCAGGTGAAGTTGGCTCGTCAACTGTGCCGAGGTGTTCATCTAATGGCAGTCAAGGCGGAGCACCTCATCCCGAAAATTCTCGACTGCGCCGGAATTGCTCCCCTGTAG
- a CDS encoding urease subunit gamma, with protein sequence MHLSPQEKDKLLIYLAGQLARDRRDRGLKLNYPESVALLSSAVLEGARDGKSVATLMSEGLAILSREDVMPGVPEMIPEIQVEATFPDGTKLVTLHHPIR encoded by the coding sequence ATGCATCTCTCCCCCCAAGAAAAAGACAAGCTGTTAATTTATCTCGCCGGTCAACTGGCTCGAGATCGGCGCGATCGCGGTCTCAAACTCAACTATCCCGAATCGGTCGCTCTACTGAGCTCGGCGGTTTTAGAAGGGGCTCGCGACGGCAAGTCAGTGGCCACCCTGATGAGTGAGGGGTTGGCGATCTTGTCGCGGGAGGACGTGATGCCGGGAGTCCCGGAAATGATTCCAGAAATTCAAGTGGAAGCGACGTTCCCAGACGGCACGAAATTAGTCACCTTGCACCACCCCATCCGTTGA
- a CDS encoding Cof-type HAD-IIB family hydrolase, with product MRLGRKLLAWRSLHAFALASAGVGTGMGRDIGLLVLDIDGTIAGDSNEVSEPVLNAIEAVKSKGIRVAIATGRMYQSAERFYRKIDSDMPLAAYQGALLKDPRDGRVHHHHHLPLEMARTLLAQLEQHSLDAIHLYIDDELYIRQANPLSDWYAERSRVRLNYLANLDTDSLTAPPTKILGMTRNTEKIDELLAQMRDRFSPTELYLTKSVPTFFEAAHPGVNKGIAVKYMAEDLLGLQAERVMVVGDSHNDIEMLGYAGTAVAMGNAPADVQAHANWVAPAIERDGVAAAIEEFLL from the coding sequence ATGCGTTTGGGTCGCAAGCTTTTAGCATGGAGAAGTTTGCATGCGTTTGCCTTGGCAAGCGCGGGAGTGGGGACAGGCATGGGTCGAGATATTGGTCTATTGGTGCTCGATATTGACGGCACGATCGCCGGGGACAGCAACGAAGTCTCCGAACCAGTACTCAATGCAATTGAGGCGGTGAAATCCAAAGGCATTCGAGTGGCGATCGCCACTGGGCGCATGTACCAATCGGCAGAACGCTTCTATCGCAAGATTGACTCCGACATGCCTTTAGCGGCCTATCAAGGGGCGCTGCTCAAAGATCCCCGCGACGGTAGAGTCCACCACCACCACCATTTGCCTTTAGAGATGGCTCGAACCCTGTTAGCCCAGCTAGAGCAACATTCCCTCGATGCCATCCACCTCTACATCGATGACGAGTTGTATATTCGGCAAGCCAACCCCCTCAGCGATTGGTATGCCGAACGGTCCCGCGTTCGCTTGAACTATTTGGCTAACCTCGACACAGACTCTCTGACCGCCCCGCCCACCAAAATTCTCGGCATGACTCGGAATACTGAGAAGATTGACGAGTTGTTGGCACAGATGCGCGATCGCTTTTCACCCACAGAGTTGTATCTCACCAAATCGGTCCCCACCTTCTTTGAAGCCGCTCATCCGGGGGTTAACAAAGGGATCGCTGTGAAATATATGGCAGAGGATCTACTGGGATTGCAGGCCGAGCGGGTGATGGTGGTGGGGGATAGCCACAACGATATTGAAATGCTGGGTTATGCCGGTACGGCGGTGGCGATGGGTAATGCCCCTGCAGACGTGCAGGCCCATGCCAATTGGGTGGCTCCGGCGATCGAGCGCGATGGTGTAGCCGCTGCCATTGAAGAATTTTTGCTTTAG
- the purD gene encoding phosphoribosylamine--glycine ligase, with protein MQVLVVGSGGREHALVWKLAQSKTVTKLYCAPGNAGIAREPKCQLLPLSVSDIDGLVRFATVQNIGLAVIGPEVPLVAGIADRFLAAGLEVFGPSQAGAQLEGSKAWAKDLMLEAGVPTARGSVFEDEPSAIAYLESQSAPIVVKADGLAAGKGVTVAQTREEAIAAVRSLFAGSLGAAGSPVVIEDCLMGQEASVLAFTDGKRILPMIAAQDHKPVGEGDTGPNTGGMGAYAPTPVVSSEVMERVRLQVLEPVLAALRDRGITYKGILYAGLMISPEGEPSVIEFNCRFGDPETQVVLPLLKSDLAEVMLACVEERLDEVRLEWHDGYAACVVMASGGYPQAYEKGKAIAGLEAATATGAQVFHAGTASSGKTGAIVTDGGRVLGVAGRGETLQAALELAYRAVREIRFEGAYFRSDIGFRVLS; from the coding sequence ATGCAAGTGTTGGTGGTGGGATCTGGCGGGCGCGAACATGCTCTGGTGTGGAAGCTGGCCCAATCCAAAACCGTGACGAAACTCTATTGCGCTCCTGGCAACGCTGGTATTGCCCGAGAACCCAAATGTCAATTGCTGCCCCTGTCGGTCAGCGATATTGATGGACTCGTGCGGTTTGCGACTGTTCAAAACATTGGCCTCGCAGTCATCGGCCCAGAAGTTCCTTTAGTAGCTGGAATTGCCGATCGGTTTCTCGCTGCCGGTCTCGAGGTCTTCGGTCCCAGCCAAGCTGGCGCGCAGTTGGAAGGCAGCAAAGCTTGGGCTAAAGACCTAATGCTAGAGGCTGGCGTTCCGACGGCTAGGGGCAGCGTTTTTGAGGACGAGCCCTCGGCGATCGCCTATTTAGAATCCCAATCCGCCCCTATTGTGGTGAAGGCAGACGGCTTGGCGGCGGGGAAAGGGGTGACAGTGGCCCAAACGCGCGAGGAGGCGATCGCTGCCGTTCGATCTCTGTTTGCCGGTAGCCTCGGGGCTGCAGGCAGCCCCGTGGTGATTGAAGATTGTTTGATGGGTCAAGAGGCTTCAGTGCTGGCGTTTACTGATGGCAAACGGATCCTGCCCATGATTGCGGCTCAGGATCACAAGCCGGTGGGAGAAGGGGATACCGGTCCCAATACAGGGGGAATGGGGGCTTATGCCCCCACGCCCGTGGTGTCTTCAGAGGTGATGGAACGGGTGCGATTGCAGGTGCTCGAGCCGGTGTTGGCAGCATTGCGCGATCGCGGCATTACCTACAAAGGCATTTTGTATGCGGGCTTGATGATATCTCCCGAGGGGGAGCCATCTGTCATCGAATTCAACTGCCGGTTTGGCGACCCCGAAACGCAGGTGGTTTTGCCCTTACTCAAATCCGATTTGGCGGAAGTGATGTTGGCCTGTGTTGAGGAAAGGCTGGATGAAGTGCGGTTAGAGTGGCACGACGGCTATGCCGCTTGTGTCGTGATGGCGTCGGGGGGATATCCGCAGGCTTATGAGAAAGGAAAGGCGATCGCCGGTTTAGAGGCCGCAACGGCCACTGGCGCGCAAGTGTTTCATGCCGGGACTGCCAGTAGCGGGAAAACGGGTGCGATTGTGACTGATGGCGGGCGCGTATTGGGGGTGGCTGGACGGGGAGAAACCTTGCAGGCCGCCCTCGAATTAGCCTATAGAGCTGTGCGCGAGATTCGCTTTGAAGGAGCTTATTTCCGCTCGGATATTGGGTTTAGAGTGCTGTCCTAA
- the cysC gene encoding adenylyl-sulfate kinase, giving the protein MTVAVESPKQTVTHKGFILWFTGLSGSGKSTVSMPVARALKEAGCKVEVLDGDIVRTNLSKGLGFSKEDRDTNIRRIGFVGGLLSRNGVIAITAAISPYRETRDDIRAETTNFIEIFVDCPIEECARRDVKGLYAKAYAGEIENFTGVSDPYEPPVNPEIVLSTREELVEESVHKVLTYLVDRGYVSHMP; this is encoded by the coding sequence GTGACTGTAGCTGTTGAAAGTCCCAAGCAGACCGTAACCCATAAGGGGTTTATCTTGTGGTTCACCGGTCTTTCGGGATCGGGCAAATCAACGGTCTCGATGCCCGTTGCCCGGGCTTTGAAAGAGGCCGGATGTAAGGTAGAGGTGTTGGATGGCGACATCGTCCGCACAAATCTCAGTAAGGGCTTGGGCTTTAGCAAAGAGGATCGAGATACCAACATCCGACGTATTGGCTTTGTCGGTGGTTTGCTCTCTCGAAACGGCGTGATTGCGATTACAGCAGCCATTTCCCCTTACCGCGAAACCCGCGACGATATTCGGGCAGAAACGACCAATTTCATCGAGATTTTTGTGGATTGTCCGATTGAAGAATGTGCCCGCCGCGACGTGAAGGGTTTATATGCAAAGGCATATGCTGGCGAGATCGAGAATTTTACAGGCGTAAGCGATCCCTACGAGCCTCCTGTCAATCCCGAGATTGTACTGAGTACCCGCGAAGAGCTCGTAGAAGAGTCGGTGCATAAAGTTTTGACTTATTTGGTCGATCGGGGATATGTTTCCCATATGCCCTAA
- the psbV gene encoding hypothetical protein (low-potential cytochrome c; with PsbO, PsbP, PsbQ, and PsbU makes up the oxygen-evolving complex of photosystem II), giving the protein MFRVLAPFKKIATWLLASVFALLAGFSFSPALAVTFSPEDRTVQYNATETKTYTEAELDKGRTLFNPTCGHCHIAGATYTNPDIALSLDDLANATPRRDTVEGIVDYVKNPTTYDGQESLAEFHPNLDMDDVYIEMRGLTESDVELIAAHILQQAKVIPGWGKSKNVAHDSSWGRLKE; this is encoded by the coding sequence ATGTTTCGCGTATTGGCACCGTTTAAGAAGATCGCCACCTGGCTATTAGCGAGCGTCTTTGCCCTATTGGCCGGTTTCAGCTTCTCTCCCGCGCTAGCCGTCACCTTCTCCCCAGAAGATCGCACGGTTCAGTACAACGCCACTGAAACCAAAACCTATACCGAGGCGGAGTTAGATAAAGGTCGAACTCTGTTCAACCCCACCTGCGGCCACTGCCATATTGCTGGCGCGACCTATACCAATCCAGATATCGCTCTGAGTTTGGACGATCTAGCAAACGCTACCCCCCGCCGCGACACCGTTGAGGGCATTGTGGATTACGTCAAGAACCCCACCACCTACGACGGGCAGGAGTCATTAGCAGAATTCCATCCCAATCTCGATATGGACGATGTCTATATTGAGATGCGCGGCTTGACGGAATCCGATGTGGAACTCATTGCCGCTCACATCCTGCAGCAGGCAAAAGTGATTCCCGGCTGGGGTAAGTCTAAGAACGTCGCCCACGACTCTTCTTGGGGGCGACTCAAGGAGTAA
- a CDS encoding ATP-dependent Clp protease proteolytic subunit — MPIGEPKVPYRIPGQAYTEWISIYSRLLLERIIFIGEEIDDMTANAVVAQMLYMDSSDAGKDILMYINSPGGSVTAGLAIYDTMQHIKSDVATVCVGLAASMGAFLLAAGAEGKRVALPNSRIMIHQPSGGGMRGQASDLAIQAKEVLRVKTRLNSILAKHTKQPLEKVERDVERDFYLSAEEAKDYGIVDTVIVEQQAKDLATTSAL; from the coding sequence ATGCCCATTGGCGAACCTAAAGTCCCCTATCGCATTCCGGGGCAAGCCTATACAGAGTGGATTAGTATCTACAGCCGCCTGCTGCTAGAGCGGATTATTTTTATCGGCGAAGAGATCGACGATATGACCGCTAATGCTGTCGTGGCCCAGATGCTGTATATGGATTCCAGCGACGCCGGTAAAGATATCTTGATGTACATTAACTCCCCCGGCGGCTCGGTCACGGCTGGCTTGGCGATTTACGACACGATGCAGCACATTAAGTCGGATGTGGCGACGGTGTGCGTCGGTTTGGCGGCGTCGATGGGGGCGTTTTTGCTGGCGGCGGGTGCAGAAGGTAAGCGAGTGGCCTTGCCTAACTCCCGCATTATGATCCACCAACCTTCGGGGGGGGGCATGCGCGGACAGGCATCCGATTTGGCGATTCAGGCGAAGGAAGTGCTGCGGGTGAAAACACGTCTCAACAGCATTCTGGCCAAGCACACCAAACAACCCTTGGAGAAGGTCGAGCGGGATGTGGAGCGAGATTTCTACCTGTCGGCGGAGGAAGCCAAGGACTACGGTATTGTCGATACGGTTATTGTCGAGCAGCAGGCTAAGGACTTAGCTACAACATCTGCGCTTTAA
- a CDS encoding DUF3531 family protein: MQVEFRECNWSDLWIWFEFPQAPLEMDKQYLEQVLESWYTVGMLGGYNASTLQVQEAGLEISHMEYDTEGDRLPSLMHNMGSMEYEGNWGRCWFDLGTADALALDVLLNAVQRLSLEYVDIERVIVGGQSETWPIAASDRSSTAHLN, from the coding sequence ATGCAAGTTGAATTTCGGGAATGCAATTGGTCGGATCTGTGGATTTGGTTCGAATTTCCACAAGCACCATTGGAAATGGATAAGCAATACCTAGAACAGGTCTTGGAGTCTTGGTACACGGTGGGAATGTTGGGGGGATACAACGCCAGCACCCTGCAGGTGCAGGAGGCGGGGTTAGAGATTAGCCATATGGAATACGATACCGAAGGCGATCGCCTGCCCTCGCTAATGCACAATATGGGCTCGATGGAATATGAAGGGAATTGGGGGCGCTGCTGGTTCGATTTAGGCACAGCGGATGCGTTAGCTTTGGATGTGTTGCTCAATGCAGTTCAGCGGCTCAGCTTGGAATATGTCGATATCGAGCGGGTGATTGTGGGCGGTCAAAGTGAAACTTGGCCAATTGCTGCTAGCGATCGCAGCTCCACTGCCCATTTAAATTGA